A region from the Xenopus laevis strain J_2021 chromosome 4S, Xenopus_laevis_v10.1, whole genome shotgun sequence genome encodes:
- the podxl2.S gene encoding podocalyxin-like protein 2: MMLPLHLILGPLWLLLVACEEPQSEGLSSTSLLDLSTIADLPSSHKESANEAEFGNPGDQELDVLQDLLSTAQGSGFSTLETEESSILQSPQYFWDEEGSKGNGSSEVPSLIQAVPRNSHGDTSEDRSKTRSPTTESQETSTAQLSTHSSDETHKKLSSDIFTVNTVTVEPTTQNNWGAAFPSYKERTVSKTVSTDHTHQTTKLHRKNKKHQGSKNHQINHVAGSEPPPGPPAGSQGSPANKPLEEHMQEEGTDPSTHLHPGILDEENIGPPKHISILHGEGRTKAAGPTDVPLRSQQVICKDWINLAGKNYVVLNMSDDIDCEKFRWEKGHQLFSLLEGALFWKTEVSPRDWVILLSKPNENDNHLLMAVTEEHSVVPVKDVFSALGDIKRSLAEIGIKGYSTTISCQSRPSQPRSDYGKLFIVLAIIGSICLMIIIAGVIYICWQRRLPKMKNMELHYVENGCHDNPTLDVAMDGQSEMQEKKTSLNGGTSHQVDGWETLINKTSREEAEPMEEDTHL, translated from the exons ATGATGCTGCCTTTACATCTCATTTTGG GGCCCTTGTGGCTCCTTCTTGTTGCCTGTGAGGAACCTCAGTCTGAAGGACTCTCTTCCACCTCATTACTGGACTTATCAACTATAGCGGACCTGCCTTCCTCACACAAGGAGAGTGCAAATGAAGCTGAGTTTGGAAATCCAGGTGACCAAGAGCTGGATGTCCTTCAAGATCTTCTCAGTACAGCACAAGGCTCAGGCTTCTCTACCCTAGAGACAGAAGAGTCCTCCATTCTGCAGTCCCCTCAGTATTTTTGGGATGAGGAGGGAAGCAAGGGCAATGGGAGCAGTGAGGTTCCCAGTCTGATACAAGCAG TTCCCAGGAACAGTCATGGAGACACAAGTGAAGACAGGAGCAAAACTAGAAGTCCTACCACAGAGAGCCAGGAAACATCTACAGCTCAGTTGTCTACACATTCATCTGAcgaaacacacaaaaaattatCTTCTGACATCTTCACTGTCAATACAGTTACTGTGGAGCCAACAACCCAAAATAATTGGGGTGCTGCATTCCCAAGCTACAAGGAAAGGACAGTGTCTAAAACTGTATCAACTGATCATACTCATCAAACAACCAAATTGCATAGGAAGAACAAGAAACATCAAGGGTCCAAGAACCATCAGATAAATCATGTTGCAGGATCGGAACCTCCACCGGGACCTCCAGCTGGTAGTCAAGGCTCTCCTGCTAACAAACCCCTTGAAGAGCACATGCAAGAGGAAGGCACAGATCCCTCCACACACTTACACCCTGGTATCTTAGATGAGGAAAATATTGGTCCTCCAAAGCACATTTCCATTCTACACGGTGAGGGCCGTACTAAGGCTGCAGGGCCTACAGATGTACCATTGAGGTCTCAGCAG GTTATTTGCAAAGACTGGATTAATTTAGCAGGGAAAAATTATGTTGTACTCAACATGTCGGATGATATTGACTGT gaAAAGTTTCGCTGGGAGAAGGGGCATCAGCTTTTCTCTCTGCTGGAGGGTGCACTGTTCTGGAAGACTGAGGTGTCACCCAGAGATTGGGTGATTTTGCTGAGCAAGCCTAATGAGAATGACAATCACCTCTTGATGGCAGTCacagaggagcata GTGTAGTTCCTGTTAAGGATGTCTTCAGTGCCTTAGGAGACATAAAAAGAAGTCTTGCTGAG ATCGGAATCAAAGGCTACTCCACCACCATTAGTTGCCAGTCACGTCCCAGCCAGCCCCGCAGTGATTATGGCAAACTCTTTATTGTCTTGGCCATTATTGGATCCATCTGTTTAATGATCATTATTGCAGGAGTTATATATATCTGCTGGCAGAGGCGCCTGCCCAAAATGAAAAACATG GAACTGCATTATGTGGAGAATGGCTGCCATGATAACCCCACATTGGATGTAGCAATGGACGGTCAATCTGAAATGCAAGAGAAAAAGACAAGCCTCAATGGTGGCACCTCTCATCAGGTGGATGGTTGGGAGACACTGATCAACAAGACATCCAGAGAGGAGGCCGAACCCATGGAGGAAGACACCCATCTCTAA